A stretch of Shinella zoogloeoides DNA encodes these proteins:
- a CDS encoding isovaleryl-CoA dehydrogenase, translated as MSFGLGEDIEALRESVRRFATDRIAPQAAEIDRSNNFPMPLWREMGDLGLLGITVPESLGGTGMGYLAHCVAMEEISRASASVALSYGAHSNLCINQIVRNASPAQREKYLPKLISGEHVGALAMSEPGAGSDVVSMKLRAEKRGDRYVLNGNKMWITNGPDADVLVVYAKTDPDAGSRGITAFFIEKGFKGFSTAQKLDKLGMRGSNTCELVFTDCEVPEENVMGTVGRGVNVLMSGLDYERVVLSGGPLGIMAACLDVVVPYIHERKQFDRPIGEFQLMQGKVADMYVTLNACRAYVYAVASACDRGETTRKDAAGCILYSAEMATKLALEAIQSLGGNGYINDYPTGRLLRDAKLYEIGAGTSEIRRMLIGREIFQETL; from the coding sequence ATGAGCTTCGGGCTTGGCGAGGACATAGAGGCGCTGCGCGAGAGCGTGCGGCGCTTTGCGACGGACCGGATCGCGCCGCAGGCGGCGGAGATCGACCGCAGCAACAATTTCCCGATGCCGCTCTGGCGGGAGATGGGCGATCTCGGCCTGCTCGGCATCACCGTGCCGGAAAGCCTCGGCGGGACGGGCATGGGCTATCTCGCCCATTGCGTGGCGATGGAGGAGATCAGCCGCGCCTCCGCCTCGGTGGCCCTCAGCTACGGCGCCCATTCCAATCTCTGCATCAACCAGATCGTCCGCAATGCATCGCCGGCGCAGCGGGAGAAATACCTGCCGAAGCTGATTTCCGGCGAGCATGTCGGCGCGCTCGCCATGTCCGAGCCGGGCGCGGGGTCCGATGTCGTGTCCATGAAGCTGCGCGCGGAAAAACGTGGCGACCGCTATGTGCTGAACGGCAACAAGATGTGGATCACCAACGGGCCTGACGCGGATGTGCTGGTGGTCTATGCCAAGACCGATCCCGACGCCGGCTCGCGCGGCATCACCGCCTTCTTCATCGAGAAGGGCTTCAAGGGTTTTTCCACCGCGCAGAAGCTCGACAAGCTCGGCATGCGCGGCTCCAACACCTGCGAACTCGTCTTCACCGATTGCGAGGTGCCGGAGGAGAACGTGATGGGCACGGTGGGGCGTGGCGTCAACGTGCTGATGTCCGGTCTCGACTATGAGCGTGTCGTGCTGTCGGGCGGCCCGCTCGGTATCATGGCCGCCTGCCTCGACGTGGTGGTGCCCTATATCCACGAGCGAAAGCAGTTCGACCGTCCCATCGGCGAATTCCAGCTCATGCAGGGCAAGGTGGCCGACATGTATGTCACGCTCAATGCCTGCCGCGCCTATGTCTATGCCGTGGCGAGCGCCTGCGACCGGGGCGAGACGACCCGCAAGGATGCCGCCGGCTGCATCCTCTATTCCGCCGAGATGGCGACCAAGCTGGCGCTGGAGGCCATCCAGTCGCTCGGCGGCAACGGCTATATCAACGACTATCCGACGGGCCGCCTGCTGCGCGACGCCAAGCTCTACGAGATCGGCGCCGGCACTTCCGAAATCCGCCGCATGCTGATCGGCCGCGAAATCTTCCAGGAGACGCTGTGA
- a CDS encoding acetyl/propionyl/methylcrotonyl-CoA carboxylase subunit alpha, whose product MFRKILIANRGEIACRVIRTARRMGVATVAVYSDADRNALHVEMADEAIRIGPAEAAGSYLNIAAIIEAARASGAEAVHPGYGFLSENPDFVEAVEAAGLVFIGPSASAIRAMGLKDAAKALMEKAGVPVVPGYHGERQDAAFLAGEATAIGYPVLIKARAGGGGKGMRRVDDPADFSAALESARREGESAFGDGRVLVEKYMAKPRHIEVQVFGDGHGNVVHLFERDCSLQRRHQKVIEEAPASGMTAQMREAMGAAAVRAAAAIGYSGAGTVEFIADVSEGLRQDRFYFMEMNTRLQVEHPVTEAITGLDLVEWQLRVAAGEPLPKRQEELSIDGWAFEARLYAENPARDFLPATGRLSVFDLPDSARIDSGVRAGDIVTPYYDPMIAKVITHGATRAEALARLEAALEKSRVGGVTTNAGFLVRLCRLPAFAAGDVDTGLIGRAGEGLLVEPDASEEAFALAALSALGLLETPAGSDPWTHIRGFRLWGEAARTVFLDHGGAEHALRVVMLGGRRFRLDHNDLSTEVGLLSVDDDSIRLDCDGHVFSATVHRDATGIAVFFGGHAHAFAIAEEAGHHGEAAAGGDRLSAPMPGLVRIVSAVPGARVARGEALVTMEAMKMELVLAAPRDGVVAAVPVAVGDQVAEGALLLSLEPEEAA is encoded by the coding sequence ATGTTCAGAAAGATCCTCATCGCCAACCGCGGCGAAATCGCCTGCCGGGTCATCCGCACCGCAAGGCGCATGGGTGTGGCGACGGTCGCCGTCTATTCCGATGCCGACCGCAATGCGCTGCATGTCGAGATGGCGGATGAAGCAATCCGCATCGGTCCAGCGGAAGCGGCGGGAAGCTACCTGAACATTGCCGCGATCATCGAGGCGGCGAGGGCGAGCGGCGCGGAGGCGGTGCATCCCGGCTACGGCTTTCTTTCTGAAAATCCTGATTTCGTCGAGGCGGTGGAGGCCGCCGGCCTCGTCTTCATCGGCCCCTCGGCAAGCGCTATCCGCGCCATGGGCCTGAAGGACGCCGCCAAGGCGCTGATGGAAAAGGCGGGCGTTCCCGTCGTGCCCGGCTATCACGGTGAGCGGCAGGACGCCGCCTTCCTTGCCGGCGAGGCGACGGCCATCGGTTATCCGGTGCTGATCAAGGCGCGCGCCGGCGGCGGCGGCAAGGGCATGCGGCGGGTGGATGACCCCGCCGATTTTTCCGCCGCGCTGGAAAGCGCGCGCCGCGAGGGCGAAAGCGCATTCGGCGACGGCCGCGTGCTGGTCGAGAAATACATGGCCAAGCCTCGCCATATCGAGGTGCAGGTCTTCGGTGATGGGCATGGCAATGTCGTGCATCTCTTCGAGCGCGACTGCTCGCTTCAGCGCCGTCACCAGAAGGTCATCGAGGAAGCGCCGGCGTCCGGCATGACGGCGCAGATGCGCGAGGCGATGGGAGCGGCGGCGGTGCGGGCCGCGGCGGCCATCGGCTATAGCGGCGCGGGCACGGTGGAATTCATCGCCGACGTTTCCGAAGGCCTGAGGCAGGACCGTTTCTATTTCATGGAAATGAACACGCGCCTGCAGGTGGAGCATCCGGTGACGGAGGCGATCACCGGTCTCGACCTCGTCGAATGGCAGCTCCGCGTTGCGGCGGGCGAGCCTCTGCCGAAGCGACAGGAGGAGCTTTCCATCGACGGCTGGGCCTTCGAGGCGCGGCTTTATGCGGAGAATCCGGCGCGCGACTTCCTGCCCGCGACCGGCCGTCTTTCCGTTTTCGACCTGCCGGATAGCGCGCGCATCGATTCCGGCGTGCGCGCGGGCGATATCGTCACGCCCTATTACGACCCGATGATCGCCAAGGTCATCACCCATGGGGCGACGCGGGCGGAGGCGCTGGCGCGGCTGGAGGCGGCGCTGGAAAAGAGCCGTGTCGGCGGGGTGACGACGAATGCCGGTTTCCTCGTCCGGCTCTGCCGCCTGCCGGCCTTTGCTGCCGGCGATGTCGATACCGGCCTGATCGGTCGGGCAGGCGAGGGGCTGCTGGTCGAACCTGACGCGTCTGAAGAGGCTTTTGCCCTCGCCGCCCTCTCGGCGCTCGGCCTTCTCGAAACGCCGGCCGGTTCGGACCCCTGGACCCATATCCGCGGTTTCCGCCTGTGGGGGGAAGCGGCACGGACGGTGTTCCTCGATCATGGCGGGGCGGAACATGCGCTGCGTGTCGTCATGCTCGGCGGCAGGCGCTTCCGTCTCGATCATAACGACCTCTCGACGGAAGTCGGCCTCCTCTCGGTGGATGATGATTCCATCCGGCTGGACTGTGACGGCCATGTGTTTTCCGCAACCGTGCATCGCGATGCGACCGGTATCGCGGTCTTCTTCGGCGGGCATGCCCATGCCTTTGCGATCGCGGAGGAAGCCGGTCATCACGGCGAGGCGGCGGCGGGCGGGGACCGGCTTTCGGCCCCGATGCCGGGCCTGGTGCGCATCGTCTCGGCGGTGCCGGGCGCACGGGTCGCCAGGGGCGAGGCGCTCGTCACCATGGAAGCGATGAAGATGGAGCTGGTGCTGGCCGCGCCCCGCGACGGGGTGGTGGCGGCGGTGCCGGTGGCGGTGGGTGACCAGGTGGCGGAGGGCGCGCTCCTCCTGTCGCTGGAGCCCGAGGAGGCGGCATGA
- a CDS encoding RidA family protein — translation MKRESINAKNAPAPRGGYSQAVKIEDFKTLVFISGQIPVADDDKVPETFEDQARLVWRNIDAQLKAAGMTKADLVKVTTFLSDRHHATANREIRSDYLGGIAPAMSVVICSIFDEKWLLEVEAIAAQ, via the coding sequence ATGAAACGCGAATCGATCAATGCCAAAAATGCACCCGCTCCGCGTGGCGGCTATTCGCAGGCCGTGAAGATCGAGGATTTCAAGACACTGGTCTTCATCAGCGGCCAGATCCCCGTTGCCGATGACGACAAGGTGCCGGAGACCTTCGAGGATCAGGCGCGGCTCGTCTGGCGCAATATCGACGCACAGTTGAAGGCCGCGGGCATGACGAAAGCCGATCTCGTGAAGGTCACGACCTTCCTTTCCGACCGGCACCACGCCACCGCCAACCGCGAGATTCGCAGCGATTATCTCGGCGGCATCGCCCCGGCGATGAGCGTCGTCATCTGCTCGATCTTCGACGAGAAATGGCTGCTCGAAGTCGAGGCCATCGCAGCGCAATGA
- a CDS encoding indolepyruvate ferredoxin oxidoreductase family protein codes for MLKQSFSLEDKYTAEEGRIFLSGIQALVRLPIVQMRRDHAAGLNTAAFISGYRGSPLGGYDQQLAKAGKHLAANGIVFRPGVNEDLAATAVWGTQQLHLSPGARYDGVAGYWYGKGPGVDRCGDVLKHANAAGTSKHGGVLCLAGDDHSAKSSSIPHQSDHAFMSALIPVLYPSSIHEFVEYGLLGTAMSRYSGCWVGMKFIADTVETTASVDLAGERRQFVTPENFELPPGGLNLRWPDPPLPQDERLQTYKGYAAIAFARANRVDEVTHDVPRARFGIIASGKAYEDVLQALKELSLGPAEMAEIGMRVYKVRMPWPLEPEGVREFSQGLEEVLVVEERREIIENQIKQQLFNWHPGERPRIIGKFDHQDHPFLPLSQALTVGMVARAIASRLLHFEFDDGLKKVISDELAYLLEREKIRKTHTAPVERVPYFCSGCPHNTSTKVPEGSRAAAGIGCHYMVQWMDRDTTTFTHMGAEGVPWSGIAPFTDEKHMFVNLGDGTYYHSGILAVRQSVAAGVNITYKLLYNDAVAMTGGQAVDGPISPEAVTRQLYDEGVEPIYLVSDHPEAYSPSTLAPGVIVRHRDEMDRVMRDIREAPGCSAIVYVQTCAAEKRRRRSRGLMEDPPVRLMINPAVCEGCGDCSTQSNCVSVEPLDTAFGRKRKINQSTCNKDYSCLKGFCPSFVTVEGGRLRRAARSNPDMSGVPDPDIVRIGDRSYNIAIAGIGGTGILTISAILGMAAHLDGKSPMILDMAGLAQKGGAVMSHLRIGLHDQDVSSPRIITGGADLLIAADDVVAASKDAATLCDPHRTTGVVNTKLTPVADFVRKRDFDFRRRDVEGTVRAALREASYLLDFTTVAEKVAGNAMATNILMTGYAWQKGLIPLTRQSIEQAIALNGVAVDATLSAFGWGRLIAADPARAERLLHPGKPVPTLETMATEELIAHRMKHLVAYQNAALANRYKALVDRVQAAEKALGPDDRLTRIVAHVHAQLLAYKDEYEVARLFSDPAFKAGLAEQFEGKYSIAFNLAPPFLKGEDANGRPRKRRFGRWMLPAFGLLASLKGLRGTAFDPFGRTAERRMERQLIADYEALVDHVLKTLRRENLDAAVALLSLYGEIRGYGPVKEEAAKRVKAREAGMRTAFEAAGQEKAVA; via the coding sequence ATGCTGAAGCAGAGCTTTTCTCTCGAGGACAAGTATACGGCGGAAGAAGGAAGGATATTCCTTTCCGGCATCCAGGCGCTCGTGCGCCTGCCGATCGTTCAGATGCGGCGCGACCATGCCGCGGGGCTGAACACCGCCGCATTCATCTCGGGTTATCGCGGATCGCCGCTCGGCGGCTACGACCAGCAGCTTGCCAAGGCCGGCAAGCATCTGGCGGCGAACGGCATCGTGTTTCGGCCGGGCGTCAACGAGGATCTGGCGGCCACCGCCGTCTGGGGAACCCAGCAGCTGCACCTGTCGCCGGGCGCGCGTTATGACGGCGTTGCCGGCTACTGGTACGGCAAGGGTCCGGGCGTCGACCGCTGCGGCGACGTGCTGAAACACGCCAACGCCGCCGGCACATCGAAACACGGCGGCGTGCTCTGTCTTGCCGGTGACGACCATTCGGCCAAGTCGTCCTCCATTCCGCACCAGTCCGACCATGCCTTCATGTCGGCGTTGATCCCGGTGCTCTATCCCTCGTCCATCCATGAATTCGTCGAATACGGCCTGCTCGGCACGGCCATGTCGCGCTATTCCGGCTGCTGGGTCGGCATGAAGTTCATTGCCGACACGGTAGAGACGACGGCCTCCGTCGACCTTGCGGGCGAGCGCCGCCAGTTCGTGACCCCCGAGAATTTCGAGCTGCCGCCGGGCGGACTCAATCTTCGCTGGCCCGATCCGCCGCTGCCGCAGGACGAGCGGCTTCAGACCTACAAGGGCTATGCCGCCATCGCCTTTGCCCGCGCCAACCGGGTGGACGAGGTGACGCATGACGTGCCCCGCGCCCGTTTCGGCATCATCGCCTCGGGCAAGGCCTATGAGGATGTGCTGCAGGCGCTGAAGGAGTTGTCGCTCGGGCCGGCGGAAATGGCCGAGATCGGCATGCGGGTTTACAAGGTCCGCATGCCCTGGCCGCTGGAGCCGGAGGGTGTGCGCGAATTCTCGCAGGGGCTGGAAGAGGTGCTTGTCGTCGAGGAGCGGCGCGAGATCATCGAGAACCAGATCAAGCAGCAGCTCTTCAACTGGCATCCCGGCGAGCGGCCGCGCATCATCGGCAAGTTCGACCATCAGGATCACCCGTTCCTGCCGCTCTCGCAGGCACTGACGGTCGGCATGGTGGCGCGGGCCATCGCCTCGCGGCTCCTGCATTTCGAGTTCGATGACGGGCTGAAGAAGGTGATTTCCGACGAACTCGCCTATCTCCTGGAGCGTGAGAAGATCCGCAAGACGCATACGGCTCCGGTCGAGCGCGTGCCCTATTTCTGCTCCGGCTGTCCGCACAACACCTCCACCAAGGTGCCGGAAGGCAGCCGCGCGGCGGCAGGCATCGGCTGCCACTACATGGTGCAGTGGATGGACCGCGACACGACGACCTTCACCCATATGGGGGCCGAGGGCGTGCCGTGGTCGGGCATCGCGCCCTTCACCGACGAAAAGCACATGTTCGTCAATCTCGGCGACGGCACCTATTACCATTCCGGCATTCTGGCGGTGCGCCAGTCGGTCGCCGCCGGCGTCAACATCACCTACAAGCTGCTCTACAACGACGCGGTGGCGATGACCGGCGGTCAGGCCGTTGACGGGCCGATCAGCCCCGAGGCGGTGACGCGCCAGCTCTATGACGAGGGCGTCGAGCCGATCTATCTCGTTTCCGATCACCCGGAAGCCTATTCGCCTTCCACGCTCGCCCCCGGCGTCATCGTGCGCCATCGCGACGAGATGGACCGGGTGATGCGGGATATCCGCGAGGCGCCCGGCTGCTCGGCCATCGTCTATGTGCAGACCTGCGCGGCGGAAAAACGCCGTCGCCGCTCGCGCGGCCTGATGGAGGATCCGCCGGTCCGGCTGATGATCAATCCGGCGGTCTGCGAGGGCTGCGGCGACTGTTCCACCCAGTCGAACTGCGTTTCCGTCGAGCCGCTGGACACGGCTTTCGGCCGCAAGCGCAAGATCAACCAGTCGACCTGCAACAAGGACTATTCCTGCCTCAAGGGCTTCTGCCCCTCCTTCGTCACGGTGGAGGGTGGACGGTTGCGCAGGGCGGCACGCTCGAACCCGGACATGTCAGGTGTCCCTGACCCCGATATCGTGCGGATCGGCGACCGTTCCTACAACATCGCCATTGCCGGCATCGGCGGCACGGGCATCCTGACGATCAGCGCCATCCTCGGCATGGCCGCCCATCTCGACGGCAAGTCGCCGATGATCCTCGACATGGCGGGACTTGCCCAGAAGGGCGGGGCCGTGATGAGCCATCTGCGCATCGGCCTGCACGACCAGGACGTTTCCTCGCCGCGCATCATCACCGGCGGTGCGGACCTGCTGATCGCCGCCGATGACGTGGTGGCTGCCTCCAAGGATGCCGCGACGCTGTGCGATCCGCACCGCACGACGGGCGTGGTCAACACCAAGCTGACGCCGGTCGCCGATTTCGTGCGCAAGCGCGACTTCGACTTCCGCCGCCGCGACGTGGAGGGCACGGTGCGCGCTGCGCTGCGCGAGGCCTCGTATCTTCTCGATTTCACGACGGTGGCGGAAAAGGTCGCCGGCAATGCCATGGCGACGAACATCCTGATGACGGGCTATGCCTGGCAGAAGGGGCTGATCCCGCTCACCCGCCAGTCGATCGAGCAGGCGATCGCGCTCAACGGCGTCGCCGTCGATGCCACGCTCTCGGCCTTCGGCTGGGGCCGGCTGATTGCGGCCGATCCCGCCCGCGCCGAGCGCCTGCTGCATCCCGGCAAGCCGGTGCCGACGCTGGAGACCATGGCGACGGAAGAGTTGATCGCCCATCGCATGAAGCACCTGGTGGCCTATCAGAACGCCGCACTGGCGAACCGCTACAAGGCGCTGGTGGACCGGGTGCAGGCGGCGGAAAAGGCGCTGGGGCCGGACGACCGGCTGACGCGCATCGTCGCCCATGTCCATGCGCAGCTCCTTGCCTACAAGGACGAATACGAGGTGGCGCGGCTCTTCTCCGATCCGGCTTTCAAAGCCGGGCTGGCCGAGCAGTTCGAGGGCAAATACAGCATCGCCTTCAACCTCGCGCCGCCCTTCCTCAAGGGCGAGGACGCCAACGGCCGGCCGCGCAAGCGCCGCTTCGGCCGGTGGATGCTGCCGGCCTTCGGCCTGCTCGCCAGCCTCAAGGGCCTGCGCGGCACCGCTTTCGACCCGTTCGGCCGCACGGCCGAGCGTCGCATGGAGCGCCAGTTGATCGCTGACTACGAGGCGCTGGTGGACCATGTGCTGAAGACCCTTCGCCGCGAGAACCTCGACGCTGCCGTTGCGCTTCTTTCGCTTTACGGCGAGATTCGCGGCTACGGCCCGGTCAAGGAGGAAGCGGCGAAGCGCGTGAAGGCGCGCGAGGCCGGCATGCGCACGGCTTTCGAGGCGGCAGGGCAGGAAAAGGCGGTCGCTTGA
- a CDS encoding carboxyl transferase domain-containing protein, with protein MPVLPSTVNTRSETFAANRKAMLDALALVEEAATLAMDGGGAKARERHVSRGKLLPRDRVAQLLDPGSPFLEIGLTAGHGLYDGASPSGGMISGIGRVSGRECMIVCNDATVKGGTYYPITVKKHLRAQEIAAENRLPCIYLVDSGGANLPNQDEVFPDRDHFGRIFYNQAQMSAAGIPQVAVVMGSCTAGGAYVPAMSDETVIVENQGTIFLAGPPLVKAATGEVVTAEDLGGGDVHTRLSGVADHLARDDRHALAIARQIAANLNMRKQDITKSGDGDAPLYDPEELLGIVPADTRTPYDVREVIARVVDGSRFDEFKARFGTTLVCGFAALHGLPVGIIANNGVLFSEAALKGAHFIELCAQRGIPLLFLQNITGFMVGRKYEAEGIAKHGAKLVTAVATARVPKLTVLIGGSYGAGNYGMCGRAYSPRFLWTWPNSRISVMGGEQAAGVLATVKREGIERVGGSWSVEEEAAFKQPTIDMFARQSHPLYASARLWDDGIVDPRKTRDVLALSLSAALNAPIEPTRFGVFRM; from the coding sequence ATGCCGGTCCTTCCCTCCACGGTAAACACGCGCAGCGAGACCTTCGCGGCAAACCGCAAGGCGATGCTCGATGCGCTGGCGCTGGTGGAGGAGGCGGCGACCCTTGCCATGGATGGCGGCGGGGCGAAGGCGCGCGAGCGCCATGTCTCCCGCGGCAAGCTTCTGCCGCGCGACCGCGTGGCGCAGCTCCTCGATCCCGGCTCGCCCTTCCTCGAAATCGGCCTTACCGCCGGCCACGGCCTTTATGACGGGGCTTCTCCATCAGGCGGGATGATATCGGGCATCGGCCGCGTTTCCGGCCGCGAATGCATGATCGTCTGCAACGATGCGACGGTGAAGGGTGGCACCTACTATCCGATCACCGTGAAGAAGCATCTGCGCGCGCAGGAGATCGCCGCGGAAAACCGGCTGCCCTGCATCTATCTCGTCGATTCCGGCGGGGCGAACTTGCCGAACCAGGACGAGGTCTTCCCCGACCGCGATCATTTCGGCCGCATCTTCTACAATCAGGCGCAGATGTCCGCAGCGGGCATCCCGCAGGTCGCCGTCGTCATGGGAAGCTGCACGGCGGGCGGGGCCTATGTGCCGGCCATGAGCGACGAGACCGTGATCGTCGAGAATCAGGGCACCATCTTCCTCGCCGGCCCGCCGCTGGTGAAGGCCGCGACGGGCGAGGTGGTGACGGCGGAAGACCTCGGCGGCGGCGACGTGCATACCCGCCTTTCCGGCGTCGCCGATCACCTCGCGCGCGATGATCGCCATGCACTCGCCATCGCCCGCCAGATCGCCGCCAATCTCAATATGCGTAAGCAGGATATTACCAAATCCGGAGATGGCGACGCTCCGCTCTACGACCCCGAAGAACTGCTCGGCATTGTGCCGGCCGATACGCGCACGCCCTATGACGTGCGCGAGGTGATCGCCCGCGTGGTCGACGGCTCGCGCTTCGACGAGTTCAAGGCGCGCTTCGGCACCACGCTCGTCTGCGGTTTTGCCGCATTGCACGGCCTTCCCGTCGGCATCATCGCCAACAATGGCGTGCTGTTTTCCGAGGCGGCGCTGAAGGGCGCGCATTTTATCGAGCTTTGCGCCCAGCGCGGCATTCCGCTGCTCTTCCTGCAGAACATCACGGGCTTCATGGTCGGCCGCAAATACGAGGCGGAGGGTATCGCCAAGCACGGCGCCAAGCTCGTCACCGCCGTCGCCACGGCGAGGGTGCCGAAGCTTACCGTACTGATCGGCGGCTCCTACGGCGCGGGCAATTACGGCATGTGCGGACGGGCCTATTCGCCGCGCTTCCTCTGGACGTGGCCGAACAGCCGCATCTCCGTCATGGGCGGCGAGCAGGCGGCGGGCGTGCTGGCGACAGTCAAGCGCGAGGGCATCGAGCGGGTCGGCGGAAGCTGGAGCGTGGAGGAGGAGGCCGCCTTCAAGCAGCCGACCATCGACATGTTCGCCCGCCAGAGCCATCCGCTCTATGCTTCGGCAAGGCTTTGGGACGACGGTATCGTCGATCCGCGCAAGACGCGCGACGTGCTGGCGCTCTCGCTTTCGGCGGCGCTCAACGCGCCCATCGAGCCTACCCGTTTCGGCGTCTTCAGGATGTAG